Proteins encoded within one genomic window of Methanosarcina barkeri str. Wiesmoor:
- the carA gene encoding glutamine-hydrolyzing carbamoyl-phosphate synthase small subunit, with product MKAVLGLEDGTVIKGTGFGAEGTACGELVFTTQFTGYEEALTDPSYKGQILMFTYPLIGNYGVSGERVQSDNMHAEGLVVREACKKPYHYKSSRSINKFLEDEGKPGIEGVDTRMLTIRAREHGTMRAALIAGSDDGEEAVDVARNAPQLTDEELISLVTCKEPYFIPGAEGAWKGGSKRKHAVIVDLGIKRNIINNLHKRGIDLTLVPATTKPSEIANYEPDLLFISNGPGDPEKATDAINAVKAFAGTIPVCGICFGHQIISLAMGAKTYKLKFGHRGGNQPVKDLIENKIFITSQNHGYAVDADSLDGTGLYVKYLNANDKTVEGVSHKDLDVFSVQFHPEAQAGPMDTEETFFGKVVKVLGGEI from the coding sequence GTTTTTACCACTCAATTTACGGGATATGAGGAGGCTCTAACAGATCCTTCTTACAAGGGTCAGATTTTAATGTTCACTTACCCCCTTATCGGAAACTATGGTGTCAGCGGGGAGCGCGTCCAGTCCGATAACATGCATGCGGAAGGGCTTGTTGTAAGGGAGGCCTGCAAAAAGCCCTATCATTATAAATCATCCCGTTCGATCAATAAATTTTTAGAGGATGAAGGAAAGCCAGGAATTGAAGGTGTGGACACACGAATGCTCACCATCAGGGCAAGGGAGCACGGAACCATGAGGGCAGCCCTTATCGCAGGCAGCGACGACGGGGAAGAGGCTGTTGATGTAGCAAGAAACGCTCCCCAGCTCACGGATGAGGAACTTATTTCCCTTGTAACATGTAAAGAGCCATATTTCATTCCCGGAGCAGAAGGTGCCTGGAAAGGTGGCAGCAAACGCAAACATGCGGTTATAGTCGACCTCGGGATTAAGCGCAATATCATAAACAACCTTCACAAGCGGGGAATTGACCTTACTCTGGTTCCTGCAACTACAAAACCCTCGGAAATTGCAAATTATGAACCTGACCTTCTTTTTATCTCAAATGGGCCAGGAGACCCGGAAAAAGCAACAGATGCAATCAATGCTGTAAAGGCTTTTGCAGGCACGATTCCAGTCTGCGGGATCTGTTTCGGGCACCAGATCATTTCCCTTGCTATGGGAGCAAAAACCTACAAGTTGAAATTCGGGCACAGGGGAGGAAACCAGCCAGTAAAGGACCTGATTGAAAACAAGATATTCATAACCTCTCAGAACCACGGATATGCCGTTGATGCGGACTCACTTGACGGCACAGGGCTCTATGTAAAGTACCTGAATGCAAATGACAAAACCGTAGAAGGAGTTTCTCACAAAGACCTGGATGTTTTTAGTGTACAGTTCCATCCTGAAGCCCAGGCAGGGCCGATGGATACCGAGGAAACGTTCTTTGGCAAGGTTGTAAAGGTCCTCGGAGGTGAGATTTAA
- the carB gene encoding carbamoyl-phosphate synthase large subunit: MPKREDIKKVLLIGSGPITIGQAAEFDFSGSQACRSLKEEGIKVVLVNSNPATIMTDPEMADSVYIEPLDAKIVEKIIEKERPDGIIAGIGGQTGLNITSELAEKGVFEKYGVEILGTPVEAIKNTEDRELFKETMLRIGEKVPLSRAVNSLKEAEDVVDELGLPLIVRPAYTLGGAGGGIARTKEELLEITERGLRRSRINQVLIEESVLGWAEIEYEVMRDENDTCIVICNMENIDPMGVHTGESAVVAPSQTLSDAEHQMLRSASIKIIRALKIEGGCNIQYALKEGDYRVVEVNPRVSRSSALASKATGYPIARVTAKIAIGMKLDEIINNVTKSTPASFEPALDYVITKIPRWPFDKFTTADKTLTTAMKSTGEVMAIGRTIEESLLKAFKSLDIDNQLGNKHWDEPETKTLLKTPTSERLFVIFDALEKGMSVKEIFELSSINPFFISKIKRIVDMEKRIRAEELTPELLREAKKMGFPDTRLAELTGSTRQEISDLRHKAGILATFKMVDTCAAEFEAATPYYYSTYEDSCETNATTDKKKILILGAGPIRIGQGIEFDYCTVHAVTALREEGIETHIINNNPETVSTDFDTSDKLFFEPLTLEYVMNVIEREKPDGVLVQFGGQTSVNLAIPLKQELKRRTDLNTVILGTDPDDMDLAEDREKFYILMKELGVPQPEGGYATSHKEAIEVAKRIGFPVLVRPSYVLGGRAMEIVYDEIDLERYMKEAVRVSHEHPILIDDFLEAASEIDVDAVCDQKDVIIGAIMEHIEEAGVHSGDSACVIPPQSLSPEVLDQVRDYTRKIALALKVKGLINIQMAEKCGKVYVLEANPRSSRTIPFVSKSVGIPLAKIAAKVIAGHSLKSLGYTDEPKPKHVSIKEVLLPFDKLPGADPVLGPEMKSTGEVMGIDYDFGRAYYKAELAADNVLPLTGKVFLSIRNADKTELVDVAKKLQAAGLELMGTEGTVNYLARHGVFMDVVKKVHDGSPNVIDMMRRDEVDLIINTPTSKQSRRDGSRIRRAAVDFKVPYITTMQAAIAAAAAIETMKKGEELTIKSINEYHKEMEN, from the coding sequence ATGCCAAAACGCGAGGACATAAAAAAGGTTTTGCTTATAGGCTCAGGACCAATCACTATCGGACAGGCTGCAGAATTCGACTTCTCAGGCAGCCAGGCCTGCAGGTCCTTAAAAGAAGAAGGAATAAAGGTTGTCCTTGTAAACTCAAATCCTGCAACCATAATGACCGATCCTGAAATGGCTGATTCGGTCTATATCGAGCCACTTGATGCCAAGATAGTAGAAAAGATTATTGAAAAAGAACGCCCAGACGGAATTATTGCAGGTATTGGAGGGCAGACCGGCCTTAATATTACCAGTGAACTTGCGGAAAAGGGTGTCTTTGAGAAATATGGGGTCGAAATTCTGGGAACTCCTGTTGAAGCCATTAAAAATACCGAAGACAGGGAACTCTTCAAAGAGACCATGCTCAGGATTGGAGAAAAGGTTCCCTTAAGCCGGGCAGTTAATTCTTTAAAAGAAGCCGAAGATGTTGTTGATGAACTCGGTCTTCCTCTTATTGTCCGTCCGGCATACACCCTTGGAGGAGCAGGGGGCGGAATTGCCCGCACAAAAGAAGAGCTGCTTGAAATTACGGAACGTGGGCTCAGGCGCAGCCGTATCAACCAGGTACTCATTGAAGAAAGTGTGCTTGGCTGGGCAGAGATCGAGTATGAGGTCATGAGAGATGAAAACGATACCTGCATCGTGATCTGTAACATGGAAAATATTGACCCCATGGGCGTGCATACAGGAGAATCGGCTGTTGTTGCTCCTTCCCAAACTTTAAGCGATGCCGAGCACCAGATGCTCAGGAGTGCCTCAATCAAGATTATCCGAGCTCTCAAGATCGAGGGTGGGTGCAATATCCAGTACGCCTTAAAAGAAGGCGATTACCGCGTTGTCGAGGTAAATCCAAGGGTTTCAAGGTCATCAGCCCTTGCATCCAAGGCTACAGGTTACCCGATTGCCCGCGTAACTGCAAAAATTGCAATTGGAATGAAGCTTGATGAGATCATAAACAATGTTACTAAGAGCACACCTGCCTCTTTTGAACCTGCTCTGGACTACGTAATTACCAAAATTCCCAGGTGGCCTTTTGATAAGTTCACAACTGCAGACAAAACCCTGACTACAGCCATGAAAAGTACGGGAGAAGTCATGGCAATTGGCAGGACCATTGAAGAATCCCTGCTAAAGGCTTTTAAGTCCCTGGATATCGACAATCAGTTAGGAAATAAGCACTGGGACGAGCCTGAAACTAAAACTCTCCTTAAGACTCCTACAAGCGAACGCCTTTTTGTTATCTTCGATGCACTTGAGAAGGGTATGTCGGTAAAAGAAATTTTCGAGCTTTCGAGCATCAACCCCTTCTTTATCTCAAAGATAAAAAGGATCGTGGATATGGAAAAACGCATCAGGGCAGAAGAACTCACTCCTGAACTCCTGCGTGAAGCAAAAAAGATGGGCTTCCCTGATACTCGCCTTGCCGAACTGACTGGCAGTACCAGGCAGGAAATAAGTGACCTCAGACATAAAGCCGGAATCCTGGCTACCTTCAAGATGGTAGATACCTGTGCAGCCGAGTTTGAAGCAGCTACTCCTTATTATTATTCTACTTACGAGGACTCCTGCGAGACAAATGCCACCACAGATAAGAAGAAGATTCTTATTCTTGGTGCAGGCCCGATAAGGATAGGACAGGGAATTGAGTTCGATTACTGTACTGTGCATGCAGTTACTGCACTTCGGGAAGAAGGCATAGAAACCCACATTATTAATAACAACCCCGAAACCGTATCTACAGACTTTGATACCTCAGACAAGCTCTTTTTTGAACCTCTTACCCTTGAGTATGTGATGAACGTAATCGAGCGTGAGAAGCCTGATGGAGTACTTGTGCAGTTCGGAGGACAGACCTCGGTAAACCTTGCAATTCCCCTCAAGCAGGAGTTGAAGCGCAGGACCGACCTTAACACCGTAATTCTGGGCACGGACCCTGATGACATGGACCTTGCCGAAGACAGGGAAAAGTTCTATATCCTTATGAAGGAGCTTGGCGTTCCACAGCCTGAAGGTGGATATGCAACTTCCCATAAGGAAGCAATCGAGGTTGCGAAGCGGATCGGCTTCCCTGTGCTTGTGCGTCCTTCCTATGTGCTCGGCGGGCGGGCAATGGAAATAGTATACGATGAAATCGACCTTGAACGCTACATGAAAGAGGCAGTCAGGGTCTCTCACGAACACCCAATACTGATTGATGATTTCCTTGAGGCAGCCTCTGAAATCGATGTGGATGCGGTCTGCGACCAGAAAGACGTAATTATCGGCGCAATAATGGAGCATATCGAGGAAGCAGGTGTTCACTCCGGAGATTCGGCCTGTGTAATTCCACCGCAGAGCCTCTCACCTGAAGTTCTTGATCAGGTAAGGGACTATACCCGCAAAATAGCTCTTGCCCTCAAGGTTAAAGGACTGATTAATATCCAGATGGCAGAAAAATGTGGGAAGGTCTATGTACTTGAAGCAAACCCGCGTTCAAGCAGGACAATTCCTTTTGTTTCAAAATCCGTTGGAATCCCACTTGCAAAGATTGCAGCCAAGGTAATTGCAGGACACAGCTTAAAGAGCCTGGGCTACACGGACGAGCCAAAACCCAAACATGTCTCAATTAAGGAAGTCCTCCTGCCTTTCGATAAATTACCAGGTGCAGACCCTGTCCTTGGCCCGGAAATGAAAAGCACTGGCGAGGTAATGGGGATTGACTACGACTTCGGAAGGGCATATTATAAAGCCGAACTTGCAGCCGACAATGTCTTACCTCTTACCGGAAAAGTCTTCCTTTCCATAAGGAATGCAGACAAAACCGAACTTGTGGACGTTGCAAAGAAACTGCAGGCAGCAGGTCTTGAACTTATGGGCACAGAGGGCACTGTAAACTATCTTGCACGGCACGGGGTCTTCATGGATGTAGTGAAAAAGGTCCATGACGGAAGCCCGAATGTCATAGATATGATGCGCAGGGACGAGGTTGACCTTATCATCAATACCCCGACAAGCAAACAGTCTCGCAGGGACGGTTCAAGGATCAGGCGGGCTGCTGTTGATTTCAAAGTCCCGTACATCACCACAATGCAGGCCGCAATAGCCGCAGCCGCTGCCATAGAAACTATGAAGAAAGGAGAGGAACTTACAATTAAATCCATCAATGAGTACCACAAAGAGATGGAAAATTAA
- a CDS encoding argininosuccinate synthase, translated as MAKKVALAYSGGLDTSVCIPILKEKYGYDEVVTISVDVGQPEEEIKRADAKAEKISNKHYTIDAKEEFVKDYVFPLIKANGSYEGYVMGTSIARPLIAKKVVEAARKEGAVALAHGCTGKGNDQLRFEAVFRQTDMDVIAPMREMNLTREWEIDYAKEHGIPVEVTKSKPWSVDENIWSRSIEGGRLEDPSFVPPEEIFEWTTSPEKTPEQPRIVDIGFEAGVPVSLDGEKMSGYALVKKMNEIAGENGVGRTDMIEDRVLGLKARENYEHPAATVLLAAHADLEKLVLTRSELKFKKIVDDQWSELAYYGLVDEPLYADLNAFIDKSQERVTGTVKVRLYKGALTILSRSSPNALYSEDLVSFDSQTIDQKDSEGFAKYHGFQARMYRKVMDKQ; from the coding sequence ATGGCAAAGAAAGTTGCACTTGCATATTCAGGAGGGCTTGACACCTCAGTGTGCATCCCTATCCTTAAGGAAAAGTACGGATACGACGAAGTAGTTACGATTTCAGTCGATGTCGGCCAGCCTGAAGAGGAAATCAAGCGGGCAGACGCAAAAGCCGAGAAGATCAGCAACAAGCATTATACGATCGATGCAAAGGAAGAGTTCGTTAAAGATTACGTCTTCCCCCTGATCAAAGCCAACGGAAGCTACGAAGGCTATGTAATGGGAACCTCAATTGCCCGCCCGTTGATCGCAAAAAAAGTGGTCGAGGCTGCCAGGAAAGAAGGAGCAGTAGCCCTTGCGCACGGCTGCACAGGAAAAGGCAATGACCAGCTCCGTTTCGAGGCCGTTTTCCGCCAGACCGACATGGATGTTATCGCCCCAATGCGGGAAATGAACCTGACCCGCGAGTGGGAAATCGACTATGCAAAAGAGCACGGAATCCCGGTGGAAGTCACAAAGTCCAAGCCCTGGAGCGTTGACGAAAACATCTGGAGCCGCAGCATCGAAGGCGGCAGGCTTGAAGACCCCTCTTTTGTCCCGCCGGAAGAGATCTTCGAGTGGACAACCTCGCCTGAAAAAACCCCTGAACAGCCCAGGATTGTTGACATCGGTTTTGAAGCTGGAGTCCCGGTTTCCCTTGACGGCGAAAAAATGAGCGGCTACGCCCTTGTGAAGAAAATGAATGAAATCGCAGGCGAAAACGGCGTTGGCAGAACCGATATGATTGAAGACCGCGTGCTCGGCTTAAAAGCTCGCGAGAACTATGAACACCCGGCTGCAACCGTTCTTCTGGCAGCACACGCCGACCTCGAGAAACTCGTCCTGACCCGCAGCGAACTCAAGTTCAAGAAGATCGTGGACGACCAGTGGTCCGAACTTGCCTATTACGGGCTTGTGGACGAGCCGCTTTATGCCGACCTGAACGCTTTTATCGACAAGTCCCAGGAAAGGGTTACAGGTACAGTGAAAGTCAGGCTCTACAAAGGCGCCCTCACAATCCTTTCCCGCAGCTCGCCGAATGCTCTCTATTCTGAAGACCTGGTTTCGTTTGACAGCCAGACCATTGACCAGAAGGACTCAGAAGGGTTTGCGAAGTATCACGGGTTCCAGGCGAGGATGTACAGGAAGGTTATGGATAAGCAGTAA
- a CDS encoding phosphorylase: MDDENWKRSLEIFEIAYLEYAPGARRNVIQLFPHVPDKQKAWEELVALTAKMLIKEDYRVTSCMPLIFSLAFPLVPDKEKAWLDITKLVDFKESKADETVKNSMISIFSNSPDKEKAWEDLLRFTRTTNKNSLRTAAKILCLNIVSREDKHKAWEDLIRLIKYEKIEVKTSFASSINSIFPNVCDKHKAWEDLFELIHDKNIQVKKDALNTVVSNYTLAPEKQKVWESLVKFSFDKDSQVKTIAANGLVTNFLYVPDKHKAWNDLIKVTSGDYQVRRVVANVLKSAILMVDNKEAAWEDLLTLSAHKDIDVRNQVAYALVSAFHLIPDKQRLSQDLLNCMRNKDRNVRATVASILSSVYSQLPDQLQFWEELIELTSDEDIGVRRNAYYCLGKISIFKASQAENEIDYRREFEQAIKFFEKTSQESTLFNPSQFCLPFYRSLYTIISDENQQAKDEVAKYLTEARSAVKKSKNKELLFEAVDNLAKALEEVQNLENRSLEDNKEELSHYMEYCERAADLMSETEQISPYATEVLRRGLPILNRKLNSLLEEIREKAKTACQVSQGTPTQEIACAVSREVQNWKIGSQEEMTLCVENLTFTLESKIPKLTENEHIFEMINESKDQKDLVTLLEKASELIDIIPEIIIDPERMKPTIGIITALPKEYAAVSVLLVNKNEKYKIPGSGAGRRYCLGEIPTEKGNKHNLVLTNAGMGNNLAATKASLLMEHFPNVKSIIMVGISGGVPNPDKVNDHVRLGDVVVSNEYGVIQYDNIKKESQKIIFRNPPRPPSASLLEEVKYLEAGEILGNRPWEKYIDQSLSIIKTIRPSEDKDILYCSDIQEEIINHPKDPKRIKGQLRVFIGPIASANILQKDPKARDKLRDKFGVKAIEMEASGIADATWNHEVGYLVVRGICDYCDSHKNDEWQQYAAVVAAAYTRALIESMP, from the coding sequence ATGGATGATGAAAATTGGAAACGTTCTTTAGAAATATTTGAAATCGCGTACCTTGAATATGCTCCTGGTGCAAGACGTAATGTTATTCAACTTTTTCCTCACGTTCCTGACAAACAGAAGGCATGGGAAGAATTAGTGGCACTAACGGCGAAAATGTTGATAAAAGAAGATTATAGAGTAACATCGTGCATGCCATTAATATTTAGTTTGGCTTTTCCACTTGTCCCTGATAAGGAGAAAGCATGGTTAGATATAACTAAATTAGTTGATTTTAAGGAAAGTAAAGCAGATGAAACAGTAAAAAACTCTATGATTTCTATTTTTTCAAATTCACCAGATAAAGAAAAAGCTTGGGAAGATTTATTACGATTTACAAGAACTACAAATAAGAATAGTTTGCGTACTGCGGCCAAAATTCTTTGTTTAAATATTGTCAGCCGCGAAGATAAACACAAAGCTTGGGAAGATCTTATTCGACTCATAAAGTATGAGAAAATTGAAGTTAAAACAAGTTTTGCAAGCAGTATTAATTCTATTTTTCCAAATGTTTGTGATAAACATAAAGCTTGGGAAGATCTATTCGAATTAATCCACGATAAAAATATCCAAGTTAAAAAAGATGCTTTAAATACAGTTGTCTCTAATTATACATTAGCTCCAGAGAAACAAAAGGTTTGGGAGTCTTTAGTTAAGTTCTCTTTTGATAAAGACAGTCAAGTTAAAACGATTGCCGCTAATGGACTTGTAACTAATTTTTTATATGTTCCAGATAAACACAAAGCTTGGAACGACCTAATTAAAGTTACTTCTGGAGATTATCAAGTAAGAAGAGTCGTAGCAAATGTCTTAAAATCTGCTATCTTGATGGTAGACAATAAGGAAGCAGCTTGGGAAGATCTTCTCACTCTCTCAGCACATAAAGATATAGATGTGAGAAACCAGGTAGCTTATGCTTTAGTTTCTGCTTTTCATTTGATTCCAGATAAACAAAGGCTTAGTCAAGATTTACTTAACTGTATGAGGAATAAGGATAGAAATGTAAGAGCAACTGTCGCATCTATTCTTAGTTCTGTTTATTCTCAACTTCCAGATCAACTACAATTTTGGGAAGAGTTGATAGAACTCACAAGTGATGAAGATATTGGTGTGAGGAGAAACGCTTATTACTGTCTAGGGAAAATTTCTATCTTTAAAGCTTCCCAAGCAGAGAATGAGATAGATTACAGGAGAGAGTTTGAGCAGGCTATAAAATTTTTCGAAAAAACGTCACAGGAATCTACTCTTTTTAATCCATCACAGTTTTGCCTGCCATTCTATCGTTCACTATATACAATAATTTCCGATGAAAATCAGCAGGCGAAAGATGAAGTTGCTAAATATCTTACAGAGGCTAGAAGCGCAGTTAAAAAGTCAAAAAACAAAGAATTACTTTTTGAAGCTGTAGATAATCTAGCAAAAGCATTAGAGGAAGTCCAAAACCTTGAGAATAGAAGTCTAGAGGACAATAAAGAAGAGCTCAGCCATTACATGGAATACTGTGAGCGGGCTGCAGATTTAATGTCTGAAACTGAACAAATCTCTCCTTATGCGACAGAAGTACTGAGAAGAGGGCTTCCTATTCTTAATAGAAAATTAAACTCCCTTCTCGAAGAAATTCGGGAAAAAGCAAAAACAGCATGTCAGGTTTCTCAAGGTACTCCAACACAAGAAATTGCATGCGCTGTCAGTAGAGAAGTCCAGAATTGGAAAATTGGTAGCCAGGAAGAAATGACCCTGTGTGTAGAGAACTTAACCTTCACCTTAGAATCAAAAATCCCAAAGCTTACAGAGAACGAACATATATTTGAAATGATCAATGAAAGCAAAGATCAAAAAGATCTAGTAACGTTACTCGAAAAAGCATCTGAGTTGATAGATATAATCCCGGAAATAATCATTGATCCAGAGAGGATGAAACCTACAATCGGAATCATCACCGCTTTACCAAAAGAATATGCAGCAGTAAGTGTTTTACTGGTAAATAAAAATGAAAAATATAAGATTCCAGGCTCTGGAGCAGGCCGAAGGTATTGCTTAGGAGAAATACCTACGGAAAAAGGAAATAAACACAACTTAGTTTTGACAAATGCAGGCATGGGAAATAATCTTGCTGCGACAAAAGCATCTCTTCTTATGGAGCACTTTCCAAATGTAAAATCAATTATCATGGTTGGCATATCTGGGGGTGTTCCAAATCCAGATAAAGTCAATGATCATGTCCGTCTGGGAGATGTAGTTGTGTCAAATGAATATGGGGTAATTCAGTACGATAATATAAAGAAAGAAAGTCAAAAGATTATATTCAGAAACCCTCCAAGACCACCAAGTGCTAGTTTACTAGAAGAAGTAAAATACCTTGAAGCTGGAGAAATTCTTGGAAATCGCCCCTGGGAAAAATATATAGACCAATCTCTTTCTATAATCAAAACCATTCGCCCATCTGAAGATAAAGATATTCTGTATTGCTCTGACATCCAAGAAGAGATAATAAACCATCCCAAAGACCCCAAAAGGATAAAAGGGCAACTTCGCGTCTTTATCGGACCAATCGCTTCTGCAAATATACTTCAAAAAGATCCTAAAGCAAGAGACAAATTAAGAGACAAATTCGGTGTCAAAGCTATTGAAATGGAGGCTTCAGGTATCGCTGATGCAACATGGAACCACGAAGTTGGATATCTGGTTGTAAGAGGCATCTGCGATTATTGTGATTCTCATAAAAATGACGAATGGCAGCAGTATGCAGCTGTTGTTGCTGCGGCTTATACAAGGGCTTTGATTGAGTCGATGCCATAA
- a CDS encoding DUF5677 domain-containing protein, whose product MKTDGSYTNNKENQDYLDRFNIPSEVKEAIKQFHEDIINNASDTLQGNNEEIKNFKRKVNNFWKKPLDLLDLLLIYSRQMGSKFNNEMRAIAEKENDYVFLALIRLHAKGCLVSQEIVTLMKHGYASGADARWRTLHEIAVTALFIKEHDNEVAERYLNYRGIETYYATVQYKKYAAKLHYEPLQKDEEENAINLKNSLIKKYGKSFEHLYGWASKELNKPRPKFTDIEKAVGSEHMRPYYKMASNAVHAEPNGTFFNIGLSKADEEKILLAGPSDSGLADPGSGTAVSLNLINAILITSRPTAENLIILQATSMLVNEINEAFLEAHKFIEEQTKGKALPI is encoded by the coding sequence ATGAAAACTGATGGTAGTTATACAAATAACAAGGAAAACCAGGATTATTTAGACCGGTTTAATATTCCCTCAGAAGTTAAGGAAGCAATAAAACAGTTTCATGAAGACATTATAAATAATGCCTCAGACACCTTACAAGGAAATAATGAAGAAATCAAGAATTTTAAGAGAAAAGTAAATAATTTTTGGAAAAAGCCTCTGGACTTACTGGATTTACTTTTGATATATTCGCGGCAAATGGGGTCGAAATTCAATAACGAAATGAGGGCTATCGCTGAAAAGGAAAATGACTACGTTTTTTTGGCATTAATCAGACTTCATGCCAAAGGTTGCCTTGTTAGTCAAGAAATTGTCACATTAATGAAGCATGGATATGCTTCTGGTGCAGATGCTCGATGGCGCACTCTTCACGAAATCGCAGTTACTGCGTTGTTCATTAAAGAACATGATAATGAGGTTGCAGAGAGGTACCTTAATTATAGAGGTATAGAAACTTATTATGCGACGGTACAATACAAAAAATATGCAGCAAAACTGCATTATGAACCACTGCAAAAAGATGAAGAAGAAAACGCCATCAATTTAAAAAATTCTCTTATTAAAAAGTATGGAAAATCTTTTGAGCATCTCTATGGATGGGCTTCAAAAGAGCTCAACAAACCTAGGCCAAAGTTTACTGATATTGAAAAAGCTGTTGGTAGTGAACACATGCGTCCGTACTATAAGATGGCTAGTAATGCTGTTCATGCAGAGCCAAATGGAACTTTTTTCAACATAGGACTATCTAAAGCAGATGAAGAAAAAATTTTACTTGCAGGACCAAGTGATTCAGGGTTAGCTGATCCAGGTTCAGGTACTGCTGTGTCACTAAATTTAATTAATGCAATTCTAATAACTTCAAGACCAACTGCAGAAAACTTAATTATTTTGCAGGCAACATCGATGTTAGTAAATGAAATTAACGAGGCTTTTCTTGAAGCACATAAATTTATTGAAGAGCAGACTAAGGGGAAAGCTCTGCCTATATAA
- a CDS encoding type II toxin-antitoxin system HicB family antitoxin: MYRFFVVIEKANNNYSAYSPDLPGCVATGSTRKEAEKNIYEAIEMHVQGLLEDNLPVPESESFAEYMAIAEKFSTGSEVA, encoded by the coding sequence ATGTATCGTTTTTTCGTAGTAATCGAAAAAGCAAACAATAACTATTCAGCGTATTCTCCTGACCTGCCAGGCTGTGTGGCTACCGGCTCTACCAGGAAAGAGGCAGAGAAGAATATTTATGAAGCAATTGAAATGCATGTGCAGGGATTGCTGGAGGACAATTTACCCGTCCCGGAATCAGAATCTTTTGCTGAATATATGGCTATTGCTGAAAAATTTTCTACAGGTTCTGAAGTTGCATAA
- a CDS encoding type II toxin-antitoxin system HicB family antitoxin, with the protein MLIQYIHAALERAKYEIIDDEGPYYGEVPELKGVWATGKTLEECRRNLEEVIDEWIIVRLRNRLYLP; encoded by the coding sequence ATGCTTATCCAGTACATCCACGCGGCTCTTGAAAGAGCAAAATACGAAATAATTGATGACGAAGGACCTTATTATGGGGAAGTTCCCGAACTTAAGGGTGTATGGGCTACAGGCAAGACACTTGAAGAATGCCGCAGAAACCTAGAAGAAGTCATTGATGAATGGATTATTGTGAGGTTAAGAAATAGATTATATCTGCCTTAA
- a CDS encoding CxxC-x17-CxxC domain-containing protein, producing the protein MAFNDRNFRGNSNFGAPREMHKAICSDCNVETEVPFKPDPERPVYCRDCLPNHRTPRENRRY; encoded by the coding sequence ATGGCTTTTAATGATAGAAACTTCAGAGGAAATTCTAATTTCGGCGCTCCAAGAGAAATGCACAAAGCTATCTGTTCAGACTGCAATGTTGAGACAGAAGTACCTTTCAAACCTGACCCCGAAAGACCGGTTTACTGCAGGGATTGTCTTCCTAACCACAGGACGCCCAGAGAAAACCGCAGATACTAA
- the eif1A gene encoding translation initiation factor eIF-1A, with amino-acid sequence MRKRRLGSSKPVNSGNTPEVSRVRIPRKDRNEVLATVACLLGSKRVTLQCMDGIVRMGRIPGSKKKRMWIREGDVVIANPWEVQDSKAEVTWKYTRPQVEWLERKGYIKY; translated from the coding sequence ATTAGAAAAAGAAGATTAGGATCCTCAAAACCGGTAAATTCAGGAAATACACCTGAAGTATCCAGGGTACGAATCCCACGCAAGGACAGAAATGAAGTCCTGGCAACGGTTGCATGTTTACTTGGCTCGAAAAGGGTAACACTTCAGTGTATGGACGGCATTGTCCGCATGGGCAGGATTCCGGGCTCTAAAAAGAAGAGAATGTGGATTCGCGAAGGCGATGTTGTCATAGCCAATCCCTGGGAAGTACAGGACTCCAAAGCCGAAGTAACCTGGAAATACACAAGACCCCAGGTCGAATGGCTTGAGCGGAAAGGCTACATTAAGTACTGA
- a CDS encoding CxxC-x17-CxxC domain-containing protein produces MAFNDRNFRGNSGGFRGNSGPREMTKVTCSDCGVETEVPFKPTEGRPVYCRDCLPKHRKF; encoded by the coding sequence ATGGCTTTTAATGACAGAAATTTCAGGGGAAATTCCGGAGGTTTCCGCGGTAACAGTGGACCAAGGGAAATGACAAAAGTGACCTGTTCTGACTGCGGTGTTGAGACCGAAGTACCGTTCAAACCTACCGAAGGCAGGCCAGTATACTGCAGGGATTGCCTTCCTAAACACAGGAAATTCTAA